NNNNNNNNNNNNNNNNNNNNNNNNNNNNNNNNNNNNNNNNNNNNNNNNNNNNNNNNNNNNNNNNNNNNNNNNNNNNNNNNNNNNNNNNNNNNNNNNNNNNNNNNNNNNNNNNNNNNNNNNNNNNNNNNNNNNNNNNNNNNNNNNNNNNNNNNNNNNNNNNNNNNNNNNNNNNNNNNNNNNNNNNNNNNNNNNNNNNNNNNNNNNNNNNNNNNNNNNNNNNNNNNNNNNNNNNNNNNNNNNNNNNNNNNNNNNNNNNNNNNNNNNNNNNNNNNNNNNNNNNNNNNNNNNNNNNNNNNNNNNNNNNNNNNNNNNNNNNNNNNNNNNNNNNNNNNNNNNNNNNNNNNNNNNNNNNNNNNNNNNNNNNNNNNNNNNNNNNNNNNNNNNNNNNNNNNNNNNNNNNNNNNNNNNNNNNNNNNNNNNNNNNNNNNNNNNNNNNNNNNNNNNNNNNNNNNNNNNNNNNNNNNNNNNNNNNNNNNNNNNNNNNNNNNNNNNNNNNNNNNNNNNNNNNNNNNNNNNNNNNNNNNNNNNNNNNNNNNNNNNNNNNNNNNNNNNNNNNNNNNNNNNNNNNNNNNNNNNNNNNNNNNNNNNNNNNNNNNNNNNNNNNNNNNNNNNNNNNNNNNNNNNNNNNNNNNNNNNNNNNNNNNNNNNNNNNNNNNNNNNNNNNNNNNNNNNNNNNNNNNNNNNNNNNNNNNNNNNNNNNNNNNNNNNNNNNNNNNNNNNNNNNNNNNNNNNNNNNNNNNNNNNNNNNNNNNNNNNNNNNNNNNNNNNNNNNNNNNNNNNNNNNNNNNNNNNNNNNNNNNNNNNNNNNNNNNNNNNNNNNNNNNNNNNNNNNNNNNNNNNNNNNNNNNNNNNNNNNNNNNNNNNNNNNNNNNNNNNNNNNNNNNNNNNNNNNNNNNNNNNNNNNNNNNNNNNNNNNNNNNNNNNNNNNNNNNNNNNNNNNNNNNNNNNNNNNNNNNNNNNNNNNNNNNNNNNNNNNNNNNNNNNNNNNNNNNNNNNNNNNNNNNNNNNNNNNNNNNNNNNNNNNNNNNNNNNNNNNNNNNNNNNNNNNNNNNNNNNNNNNNNNNNNNNNNNNNNNNNNNNNNNNNataaataaattttataatatttttattgtggtgtttaaattatttaatttattaaatattatccattttttttaagtaatttagGCACATATGAAAACACCGTAGCATTTATCTTGAATATATTTCCTGTATATTTGGCCCACGGTTTTTATTTATGTCAGTAACCAAAAATTTCAGGCTGAAGTTTCGAAGCAGTTCTCAATGGGCCTGGGACGGTGACACTTTGAGAATTGAGAGTTGCTGCTGCATGTGAATTGCCACACTGTTTATCAATAatgtgaaataaaataataaaaaactaagttttaataaaattgtgCTAGATGAGTTAAACCAGTTAAATTCAAAATGGTCTTTGAGATTGGTATCgtacactaaaattatttttgagattttaattatattaattatattattgagATTGACAAAAATGTACTACgttaatttttgatctattttttattaacgatGTGATGACATGATTTGATGACGTAGACTGTTAATGATATGTATCACTTCATAATTTGGCCACATGTAATGGTATGTGTTGACCAATGACATACGGCATGCTGATGTAGATAGTTATGTCACGTGTGATAATACTATTTGGCCACGTGTCTATTTGTGTTACGTGTCGCAACAGTATTCGTCCACATGTCATCTATTATGTTATCATTGTAGATGCACTAAATTAATCCCTCACTTTgcattaagtgactcattttagttcctgaaattgaatgtcgtgcaccaaaCTAGTTCAttcaccagttttttttttttaaatttcaatatctTGGATGCACTagtttcaattctatttttttacatatcgtttaaatacaagtgtttttataaaaaatgttaagattttaattttaattatataatttttttataataatttaacattaataaattttgtaatatataaatatgttattataaaaaaaattatatgattgattagacacatttttcataaaaaaaatgtgtttttaacaaaaaattaagaattaaaatatacatttttttcgATTCTTATGAAATACACATTTTTGTTGTATGTAAATAGGTTAAACTAAAGACACTTCAAGTATCCTCACTACCATCTCCGACCTCTTTAGTCTAGATGAAAGAGGTTGGAGATGGTAGTGGAGGTGCTTGAAATATCTTTATGTCAACTCCAAGACGGCGGTTAGGAGTACCcgcaagagaaaaaatattttataaaagtatttatatttaaataatatgtgaaaaatagaattaaaattaatggaTTTAAAGATActgagaattttgaatttatagaaaaaaaggagaaaaaatagTGAAGGAACTAGTTTGGTGCACAACAttcaatttcagggactaaaatgagtcacttaacGCAAAGTGAGGAACTAATTTGGTGCATTTACAATGCTGACATAATGAATGATACGTGGACGAATATTGTTGCAATATGTGGCACAAACAGACACGTGGCCAAATAGTACTGTGACACATGACACAACCATCCACGTCAGCATGCCACGTATCATTGGTCAACACATCATCATACTATTATATGTGGCTAAATCATGGAGTGACACATGTCACTAACAACCCACGTCATCAAGTCATGTCATCACATCGTTAATGGAAATTGGATCAGGGACTAACGTGGTGCATTTTTGTCAATTTCAGATACGTAATTGGTACAATTGAAATCTCAATGACGATTTTAGTGCATGACACCAATCTCAAGAAccactttaaaatttaactctgagttaaatacttaaatgttaatatattaatatttatactatcatctaattatatttatatatttagatatattttaattaataaatttaaaaattaattatttttgttaatataacCCAATACAcaatcatatatttatataaaatgcCAATATATTGTTGCAAATTAAAtacttaaaaatattatgaatttaattGGTACTCCCCTACTTCTATATATcaataatcaaatcaatttcagTGTCTAAGAAAGAAAAATGCGCTTCTACGGATAATTTGTTGTTCAAACTTCAAACAAAAATCACCATGCCAAATTGAATTGCCACTAAATCGTCGTTTAGGCTCGTACATAGACGAAAACAGTGAGGTAAAAATGATACTATAATATCGACACTTTCTTGTCATATCCCGTAcccattttcatatttttttccatcttccaacaaaaagtaaaaaattcaaaagatagaTAGGGACAAACAAAATTGTGTTTTAAAAATGAAGTTGATGCAATTGAATTCTCACATGTTTGGTAAAATATCAACATGCAATGGTAATGGGGAATTGGGGATCATTCATTTCCATATTCTCTTTCCTTTGCATGACCATGATGATCTCTTCTTGGTCATGGAAAATCTGACGGCACCAGTAACAATCTAATTATAAGgaacaaatttttttgaatctCGCTAGAGAACTATGAGAAATGTTGACAATGTGTATAATGCCTTAGTTATTTAACTcaatagaaataaataataaaataaaaaattctcattcaattattttacattaaattttaaattttaaatttcaaatttttaaaaaattcaattagtTATTTCAAAAGAATAACTATTTGAAATCCTAATTTACTAAAGCATTCACTCcaattctctcttctttttcaactggcGGGCACCCCaccttcatcaataatcatcttATTTCACCATCGTTATTTGGCTTGCTACACGCCACTCACCCTTAGTAAAAATAATCATCcacttaatgataaaaataatcatccgtatacctaatgaattgaacatctaacatattttaattatatataactaaattcaatccaattaaaataatcatctatataaaaattaaaataaccatccgcaTACCTACTAAAATGATCATCCTAAATTGACCATTCaaatgaaagaagaagatgaataaaaagaagaaataactATTGTGGTGAACATAGTTTTGAAAGACTAGGCATGACGAAAGTGATATTGTTGTGAAGCATAGAGCTCAAATCTGAAAGAAGCTAACCATGTTTGgatctgaagaagaagaacagtaTGGTGATATCATTGGTGAGAAGAGGCTTGAAGGAACGGAAGAAAGCGAAACTGTTCGGAAGAGAGGTGCGCGAAAAAGCAGCAGCAACGTTAGGCTGAGCGTCGGAAGGCGAAGCGTATCGGGTAGTGTGAATGGATTTAAAtactaattctaattttttaattttaaaatttaaaattaaataattaattaataatctaatttttaattataattttaattttttttataattcattgTACATATTATACATAATTAATATTGATTCTCAAtactttctcaatttttttgctcagttaataattgattttaaaaaaataattaaatgtaaCTCTTCTATTAGTTAACAAGAGAGATAAAGGAATtaggaaaaaaataacaaagttAGGTGAATGCTACTTGAAAAATGTTGCATGTAACAatgtgtgttttttctttttccagtaGTGTATGTTACGTAAATAATAACtcatcaacaataaaaaaatgcattttaaataatgaatttaatttgGAAGTATTGTaagtgtaaaataattttacacatatatctaattataaaatattatataaataaaaataattattttttatattgaccgtataaataatcattcaaaaaattaaatattgtataattgtataaaataatattttatattatcagtacatcaaaattaaaattttaaataatactcTCCCATAAAAAAGCGTACTATCACATTCCAAAATAACTTGATACATTTTCTCTTTCATTATAATGATTGATTCGATTAATTACACTACATATCAAATTTCAGATTTTGTGCGATTACATCCAAAAAATTCTTCATTTACATTCTTCTCTATTATGTCCATAATTCACTACAACAATTTTGATTTATAGTAACATATATTCTAAACAATACTTAAAAAATGttgtctaaaataataaaaaataactcttAATATTTGTTGCAAAAAATAAGATTATTACAACTCTTTTAAATCAACATGTTATAAatgttcttttttaattaattaaaaaacataacaaaaatattgctttaataaattaaatagacaacatttattgtattcatatattacattttataaaaattgctttaaaatttttaataaacatcAACTTATAAATGTTGtctaaaataaattcatattttttttaaattataatcttCTCTccaaatattttaacaaaaatttttttccattttaactaaaaaaagaaaaacaaaaccctTTTTTTTCACGGGCCTTCAATTCATCATCTTCTCTTTTTACTGAAGAAACAaaaccctaatcctaattttttaaattacaagCACAAAATTATCTTCATCTTCCTTTCTTCGATGATGGCAATAGAGAAGACATTGACGTGTGTTCTTCTTTGCTAATTCATCCTCATCTTCATCTTTCTCAGACATTGACGTGCTTCTAAATCATGTtcatcttcgtcttcttctcttTGAGGATGGTAATGGAGGTCTTGACACGCGTTTGAGATTTGATTCTCTCTGCTTGCAGTTCGAGATTCAATCTTCTCTACTCACATTCGAGATTCAATCCACTTTGTTCGCGTTTGACCTTCGATCGTCTTCGCTAACAGTTCGAGCTTCCATCATTTCTGCTCGCTTGTTCATCATTGGGTACCTATGATTCTAcctattcctttttctttttaattttgaatcctaattttaataatgttgaCGTTGCTATTATAGGATTTTTAGTAATAATATTGCTGTTTCGAGCTTGCCATTCATATTTGTGATATTTGCGTATTTTGTAACCAAATCTATAAAGTCTTTAAGTTTTGCTTGCCGTTCATCTATGATCTCTTTCAATTTGTCAGCGTTCTTCTACTAGGATTCATCACCGCTGATCATTGTTCTGCAGGTACTCATGATTTTAcctctgtttttcttttctatttttgtgttttgaatcctaattttttgttacatgAAACTTGTTGCTGTGTGCATTAGTGTTGAGGCAACTCTACTGTCACTATGTGCGTTTAATGGAGCTGCATGTGTATTTTAAATCTTCTAGTTAAACTTAAACTTGTTTTTACATACATAGTTTTGTGCAGtatcattttattttgattcttttattatgattttgaattttagcttattttcattctatGTACTTTGtagaaataaatatataaagtatATATTGTAGTgctgatattttgaaattagcaaCTGGAAAATAGGAAAACTATTGTATGCGAAACTAATATATAGCTGATTGTTATAAGTTTCAGCTTTTATCAATCGTCTCATTTCTACTTTTACTTCTTGATTCATTCCTTAGTCCATTGCAAAAAATAAGGACAGTGAATTGGATTTaacacattattattattattattattattattattattattattattctcttgAGCATTCCACGTTTGTCGCTATTAAGTAGAAATAGGCAATAGAGTAAACAAAtaataagtaattaattaaaattaccaaaagAAAAGTTcctttctttttaattcttaaCTCATATATTTGACGAATTCCTTATTAATTCTCATTCAGTTCATTGTGGGGTTGTAAAGTGTGCTAAAGTTTCGCATACCATTAGTAAAATggttacttttattttctttttccttcttcctctttttctacATATCTAAACATATATAAGGAAAGTTTTTAATACTTGTCATCCTATTTTAACTTCTTATTATCAAACAGTTAATTTTTTCTTGTATTTACAAAATACctattgttttattattataatgggGGAGGAAATGGTTTGAGAAATGGGTTATGGTAGAAGCAGTTGTTGAAGTGATTAGTATAATTATTATGATGAGTTGGCGTGTGGAAGGGGTTAGAGTGAATTGGGGAACACAAGCTACACAGCAATTGAGAGCAGACATAGTGGTGCAGATGATGAAGGACAATGGAATAGAGAAAGTGAAACTGTTTGATGCAGATGGAAGAATCAtgagtgcacttgctggttctgGGATTGAAGTTATGGTTGCCATTCCCAATGACACCACCTTCTTTAATTCTCTTTGgcttgttaaaaaataaaaaataaaaaggaaataatGGGATATGTTTTGTGATGAAATTTGTAGTGATCTTCCTCGTTGTGTCTCCTTTCTCTGTAGCGAccctcaaatttaaaaatataaatataaataagttataatttattttataaaattaaaattctttatttttagaaaattatttttattattagtaattgaactaattttataataatttgaatttaatcaaatctatattattattataaacattggatataatttttataagtatTATATGAATTATAAGTTTATATGATTTTACTCTCTAGTATTATAAATTTACTGTTGTTATTATATTTACTacgttactattattattactattattacgtttattattattattactattattaattataaagcATGAAAGTAAAAGGGGATTTATATTTTGCATTAAGttacataaatattattattatcattatatattggattgtgtgtatatatatatatcataaggcttatataataataaagaaagtcAAGGCGATGGCTTATAGGCTTCCTTAAGCCATACAcacatatctatatatatattgtgtgaATATCGTAAGAGAAcgataaaaaaaaggaaaaagaagagcGTAGccgagagagaaaaaaaaggaaccTAAACTCTACCAAACTTCTGACTTCGATTTCTTGCAatccgtaactccaataaaaaatctaatccgataAAAGTATTCGTATCGCCTTCCTCTACACGTTGGCACCATTTTTGATCGGTGAAAGTTGACGGTGACGTAACTCCTCTACTCTTTGAGTTTGGCCAATGAAAGATTTAGGAGACACAGACAATTCTGgatgttttcttcttcgatagctcggtcagaaagcttctccagagctttgaatattttgattccgtacgaaggtatggttttggtttctcgtagttaatatttaatgtcacgtgaaaacttaggctaaaagaccttaagataggaatgaacTGAATGTATAATTGATGGATTGTGTATATGGTATAAAATGTGAGGTTTAGTTGTGTTAATAATTCGCTGTTGAAGTTGGTCGGTTTGGAAAAAGACTTAATATtgatatttgtttgatttttgaaataatttgttacTGGAAATGATTTAAAGGACTGAGAGGTGTTTCATTTGATagttgggacccttgaagggtggtAGAAATTCGAGTTTTTGAGGAGATACTGTCAAAGTTTCTATAAGAATTGGAGTTTTGATTTGAAgtgttattttaaaaaggaaaGAGATTATTATGTGGCTTGTGTATTTGAGACTATTTGTTGACCCTCTGTCGCAAGATGTGGCCGGGCACTTTAACTCTCCGGATTCCCCCAtgggcatgcatatatatatgaatattgaatattatatttgagcttggagttcgactccatggaatactatattattgagcttggaatttgactccatggaatactatattattgagcttgaagtttgactccatggaatattattgagcttggggatgcgcgcacagagggactgtccaatggttaactaccaggacttgtcgggttggctgtataaccgacagatgagactcatcagccataggataggcatacatcatatgcatttgtttgtttgcttgagtgtgcattgttttggtttgcttaacTGTTTAATTCTGCTTATccgctacttgttctacttgctgtaaatgCTTCTCTACCTGTGTTTTCCATGTTTGAACTGTATGTGTATGTTTTCTTAGAAATTCCTCTTGACAAAGGTGTGAGGAGAGAGGGTTGTTCCACCAATGTCTCGGAGGATTGGAGGAGTCAGAAAGTGAAGTATTAAGTTAAAGTTAGACTCAGAACTAGAATACCTTAGATAGCTTACCTaacttttggtttagtttattttccttAAGAATGATTCTGAGTGTCGGAGTTATAGGAATGCCTCTGGCTCTCCCGGAgacttttatattaactatgcgtgcacctttaccatactgagaacctctggttctcattccatactatattgttgtttttcagatgcaggtcgaaagGTATCTCATTAGGCGTCTGGACACCTGAAGCGAAGTGGTTACTGGGTTATTTTGGTGTGTAGTGGTATATATACAcgtacttagctttctctccgcataacttattctttttgatcctcctagaggtttatggagaggcagggttttgtttatgtacattttgggttttggatatgtatatatatatgtaaatattctccggccagccttgACTTCGCGGACTGAGtgaggagcttgttattttgtacctTTGGCTTTCTATTCATACTTTTATTATCTTACGTTTGATAGTTATAGTTTGACTCACACGCAAGTTGTTCCGTTTCCGGAGCGTGGCGCTTTTcattttgcgattttgttttacccatttttcaaggctcctagtctATTATCTTCTTTCTACTACTATaagtatgtattttattttttttgaagtcGTAATACCTCGCCATCTCtactttacgacttaagcgtaaggctctgtgtggtagggtgttacattatggtatcagagcagttcgttcctgtagagcctgaagGATGGACTTATTATGCTTCTGGGCATACTCTGGGTGTGTgtatgtgctattaggatatctgattgatatatgtggcataaacgttcatgagcatgcatttggaactTGAAGCATTAGACTtgtgatattgagactgatcaacttaatatcacttGTTTAGTGTGTGAAGGGACCAGATGTCGACTCACGGACGCGGTCGCGGGCGAGGTAGAGGTAGGATAGGCACCGTTACTCCTGGTCCGGCAGGGAATGATCCAGTAGACTTCATGGCTGCCCTGGGAAATATGGCTGCGGCTATGCAGGCGACAGCCGAGGCACTGTGTAATCAGATAAACCAGGGTAATCACAGAAACAATAATGATGAGGACGGTCCCATAACACTTGCTACATTTCTGAAAGTTCACCCTCCGACCTTCAGGAAAACCTCAAATCCCACTGATGCAGACAATTGGATTCAGGATATGGAACGGGCACTGCAGGCTCAGCAGGTTCCCGAGGAGCAATGGGTTGAGTTTGGAACTTATCAGTTGCAGGGTGAGGCTCAGTATTGGTGGCAGGGGACACGACGTATCCTGCAGCCAGATGGCGCTGTGATTCCTTGGGAGATTTTTCGAACAGAGTTCTATAAGAAATACTTTCCTAATTCAGTCAGAAATGCCAAGGAACTTAAACTGATGCAGTTAAAGCAGGGACAGATGACTGTTACTGAGTATACTAGTAGGTTTGAGGAGTTATGTCACTTTTCTCGTATCTGTCAAGGTGCGCCTGAAGATTTTGCTGAGTGGAAATgtattaagtatgaaggaggtcTTCAAAGTGATATTCTGAGCTTCGTTGCACCAATGGAGATCAGAGTGTTTTCAGAACTGGTAAACAAAAGTAGAGTTGCTGAGGATTGTCTGAGAAAGGCGACATCAGATAAGAGTGATCAGCGAAATTTTGTTAGGAGAGATCAGGGAAGGAACTTCGCCCCTAGAGGACAAGATTTTAAGCGAGGCAGTTACACCCCACAACCACATTTGGATCAGAATAACTTCCAGAGATTCAGTAATAATAATAGACAGGGAAGAGGCAAAGGAAAGCAAGCTCAGACCCCACCAAATGATTTAACTTGTAGGAGGTGTGGAAAGTACCACCCGAATACTCCGTGCAGGGCTGGTTTAGGTGTATGCTACTACTGTGGTGAAGCTAGGCATTTGTCGTGGAATTGtccagaaaagaagaagaatcaagaagctggaaaggCACAACATCAGGGACGCGTGTTCGCTATGACAGCGGATGGTGCTGGAAGCGCAGATACTCCAATTAGAGGTAATCACGAACTGATAATCGAAATTTTCGACTGCCTTGCATAGTAAATAACACGTAGCATTCATTGTAGTATATTACCGAGTTGTGAGCCTTGTGATTTTCAACTGAGCGATCGACTAAAGACCCCCGAATGGTGAGACAGAACGATAGTGGTCAGCCTAGAAAAGTGACTAAATTCTTGGAGGATAATAATAAGAGTGGCGCAGCAGTAGTGCATCGAACTATTATGAGTATACAACTTAAGTTATACATATGGGACCGGAAATGTTGAGAGTTGTGCGGGACAATTACCTGAAACCCAGAGATGGTAAGTTATGAGGAAGAGACATGACATAGATTGAACCCATAATTGATAATCTGTTAGGTGTCAAGAGAAAGAGTAAGTTGTGAT
The Arachis duranensis cultivar V14167 chromosome 5, aradu.V14167.gnm2.J7QH, whole genome shotgun sequence genome window above contains:
- the LOC107487821 gene encoding uncharacterized protein LOC107487821; translated protein: MSTHGRGRGRGRGRIGTVTPGPAGNDPVDFMAALGNMAAAMQATAEALCNQINQGNHRNNNDEDGPITLATFLKVHPPTFRKTSNPTDADNWIQDMERALQAQQVPEEQWVEFGTYQLQGEAQYWWQGTRRILQPDGAVIPWEIFRTEFYKKYFPNSVRNAKELKLMQLKQGQMTVTEYTSRFEELCHFSRICQGAPEDFAEWKCIKYEGGLQSDILSFVAPMEIRVFSELVNKSRVAEDCLRKATSDKSDQRNFVRRDQGRNFAPRGQDFKRGSYTPQPHLDQNNFQRFSNNNRQGRGKGKQAQTPPNDLTCRRCGKYHPNTPCRAGLGVCYYCGEARHLSWNCPEKKKNQEAGKAQHQGRVFAMTADGAGSADTPIRGNHELIIEIFDCLA